The following is a genomic window from Crossiella equi.
GGATCGCCGCCAGTGCCAGCAACGGGTGTGTGCGGATTTCCGGTTGGAGCACCTCGGCCAGTTCCACCGCGCGCACCCCGGGCCGCCAGCTGGCACGCAGCCGACCGGCCAGCTCCGCGATCCTGTCCTCAACCACAAAAATCCCCTCCCCACCGTGACCCTACCTGCCAGGCTTCCCGGTATGTCCCTCGACCGCCTTCGCCAGGTCAGCACCGCCGCCGGGCTCCGGCCCGCCGGGCAGCCGCGGCGGGTCACCAGTCACTCCAACGACACCTGGGCCTTCGACGACGACCGGCTCGGGCCGGTGGTGCTGCGGGTGTCGTGGCGCGGGGACGTCAGTCGGCTCGGCCGGGAGGTGGCCGTCGCCCGCGAGGTGCCCATCCGGTACCCGGAGGTCCTGGCGCACGGCGAGGTGGACGGGCTCGCCTACTCGGTGACCCGGTACATCCGAGGTCAAGCGCTCAGCGAGCTGGAACCCGGGCAGCTCCGCGAGGCGATTCGACAACTCGCCCAGGCGCTGCGGGTGTTGCACTCCTGGCGGCCGTCCGCCGAGCTGACCTCGGTCCTGCTGGCCCGCCGCGCCGACCCCGACCGGATCACCGGGTTGCTCGGCGCGGACCTCAACCCACTCCCCCTGCCACGGGTCCTGGAGCTGGTCGAGCACGCCGCAACGTTGCCGCACACCGATCCCGGGCTGCTGCGCGAGGCCGCCTCGGCGCTCACCGAGCTCGCGCCAGCCGGACGCCCGCTCGATGACCCGGGCCAGGCGATCCTGCACGGTGACCTCCAGCTCGGGAACCTGCTGTGGGACGGCGAGCTGGTCGTGCTGGACCTGGAGTGGGCGCGGTTCGGGCCGCCCCTGCTGGACCTGCAACGCCTGTGCGCCCAAGCCGACGCCGACGTGTTGGCCGGGCACGACACTCACCCGGCCGTGTTGCGGTGGCTCGCCGAGGACTACCCCGAGGCGTTCCAGGCAGCACCGGGTGAGCTGCGGCTGTACGGCCTGGCCTACGCCGTGCGGGATCTCCTCGTCAACCCGCCCGGCCCGTCGAACCTGCGCAGGCTCGTCGACGGGACCTGGCCCGCGCCCGGGGCCCTACCGCCAGGCCTGCACGACCTCCCCGCGCCGCGCGGTGTTGTGCGGTGACAGGGCGAAGTTGTCGCGGCTCTCCAGGATGTGTGGCAGCTCGAAGTTGACGCCGTAGCCGGCGATCAGGGCCACGCGCTCCAGCACCGCGTCCCCGGGGTGCTCGACGCCGTGGTCAACGGGTGAAAAACACGTACCCCTACGGATACCTACCCTGATTGTTCCGTTCTCCCGCCTGGCCGATCGTGATCCGCAAGCGACTCCCCCTGCGAAGGAGTATCGATGCGACACGGAAACCGGGTGGCACTGACCGCGCTGGGCACCCTGCTCACGCTCGCCGCGGCCGCCTCCCCCGCCCTCGCCGAGCCCGAGGGCCTGGTCCTCGGCGCGGCGAACCCCGTCCCGGGCAGCTACGTGGTCACGCTCAAGGACGGTGCCTCCTCCACCGGCCTGGCAGCGCGCTACGGCGGTTCGGTCACCACGCGGTACGAGGCCTCCCTGAACGGCTTCGCCGCCACCATGACCGAGCGCCAGGCCCGCAGGCTCGCCGCCGACCCCCGGGTGTCCACTGTGGAACAGGACGGCTACGCCAGCCTGGCCGGGGAGCAGCTCAACCCGGAGTGGGGCCTGGACCGCACCGACCAGCGCGACCTGCCGCTGGACAAGAAGTACAGCTACGGCAACGAGGGTGAGGGCGTCACCGCCTACGTCCTGGACACCGGCGTGCGGTTCTCGCACCAGGAGTTCGGCGGCCGGGCCAAGTCCGGCTACGACTTCATCGACAACGACGCCGACGCCAGCGACTGCCAGGGCCACGGCACGCATGTCGCGGGCACCGTGGGCGGCACCAAGTACGGCATCGCCAAGAAGGTCAACCTGGTCGCGGTGCGCGTGCTGAACTGCCAGGGCTCCGGCCAGTGGTCCCAGATCATCGCGGGCATCGACTGGGTCGCCAAGAACGCCAAGAAGCCCGCCGTGGCCAACATGTCCCTGGGCGGCACCGGCTCCAACCAGTCCCTGGAGAACGCCGTCCGCAACGCCATCCGCAGCGGCGTGACCTTCGCCCTCGCGGCGGGCAACTCCGGCCAGGACGCCTGCGGCTTCACCCCGGCGCGGGTCTCCGAGGCGATCACCGTGGGCGCCACCCAGAACAACGACGCCCGCGCGGTGTGGCGTGGCGAGAGCGTGTCCAGCAACTGGGGCCGCTGCCTCGACATCTGGGCGCCCGGCACGAACACCGTGTCCGCCTCGCACACCAGCAACACCGGTACCGCGACCATGAGCGGCACCTCGATGGCCACCCCGCACGTGGCCGGGGTCGCCGCGCTCTACCTGAGCAAGAACCCGGGGGCGGGCAACCAGCAGGTCCGGGACGCGCTGGTGAACAACGCGACCCCGAACAAGCTGACCGGCATCAAGACCGGGTCGCCGAACACCCTGCTGTACAGCGGGTTCATCGGCTGATCAGGGGGTAGGCGGCGGGGGTCGTTCGCGGACGACCCCCGCCGTCGTTCCTCAGCCCTGGCTGACCGCGCCGGCCCCGGCCGGGACGTCCCACTTCTGGGAGGCGTCCTCGGCCGAGCACGGCTTCAGGATGACCTGGGCGATCCCGGCGTTGCGGGAGGCCACGCACAGGTTGGTGTCCTTGAGCCCGATCTGCTTGGCCGCACCGGTGCCCTGGGGCAGGGTGAACAGGGTGCGGTCCGGGCCGCACGGCACCGAGCGCAGCCCGACACCCTGGATCGCGATCGGCGCGCCCAGACAGCCGTCCTCGACCGCGCCGGAGCGCAGCCGCACCGCGCTGCCCTCGGGGTTGGCCGGGGCGATGGTCCACTTCTGGGCCGCGCCGCCGTCGCACGGGAAGTTCAGGATCGAGTGCCCCACCTCGCCGGGCTGGGTCACGCACACCTTGGCCGCGGCGGCCGTGGGCTCGGCCTGCGCGCCGAGCGCGCCGCCCGCCATGGACACGGCCGCCAGCACGGACACCGCGGCCACTCGACCGATGGTGCCCGCACGCCTCGTCGTAGTCATAACACCTTCCGGGGACTTGTCGTTGCGACCTGAGCGAGGGCCCTCGGCACCGATGCTCCCAGTACTCGGTATGCACGTCTCGCCGCATCAACGAACTCGCTCCGGTTCAACGACCGTGAAGTGACCGGCGGATATCCGACAAACCCCTTGCCAAGGTGACGGTGGGTAGCCCCACCGTCACCCGAACCAGACATATCCCCCGGCTCAGTGCCCCCGGGTGATCCACTCCTGGAGGTTCGGCGCCTCGGCGCGGATCGTGGTGCTCGCGCCGTGCCCGGTGTGCACGGTGGTGTCCAGGGGCAGGCTGAGCAGCCGGTCCCGGATCGAGCCGATGATCACGTCGAAGCTGCTGAAGGACCGTCCGGTGGCGCCCGGACCGCCCTGGAACAGGGTGTCCCCGGTGAACACCACGGACAGGTCCGGCACGTGGAAGCAGCAGGCCCCGGGGGCGTGGCCCGGGGTGTGCAGGACGTGCAGCGCGGTGCCCGCCACCTCGATGACCTGGCCGTCCCGCAGCTCGCCGTCCGGGTCGCGGTCAGGGTGGGTCAGGCGCCACACCGGCAGGTCGTCGGGGTGCAGCAGCACCGGGGCGCCGGTGGCCTCGGCCAGCTCCGGGGCGTAGCGGATGTGGTCGTCGTGGGCGTGCGTGGCCAGCACCGCCGCGACCCGGCGGCCGCCGACCAGCTTGAGGATGGCCTCCACGTCGTGCGGGGCGTCCAGCACCACGCACTCGGCGTCATCGCCCAGCACCCAGACGTTGTTGTCCACGTCGAAGGTCTGGCCGTCCAGGCTGAACGTGCCGGAGGTGACGCCGTGGTCGATCCGGACCGACATCAGAGCACCACCACCGAGCGCAGCACGCCGCCGGAGTGCATCTTCTCGAAGGCGGCCTCCACGCCGTCCAGCGGGATCTCCTCGGTGATGAAGGCGTCCAGGTCCAGGCGGCCCTGCTGGTACAGGTCGACCAGCATCGGGAAGTCGCGGCTGGGCAGGCAGTCGCCGTACCAGGAGGACTTGAGCGCGCCGCCGCGCGAGAACAGGTCGATCAGCGGCATGTCCAGGGTCATGTCCGGGGTCGGCACGCCGACCAGCACAACCGTGCCCGCCAGGTCGCGGGCGTAGAAGGCCTGCTTCCAGGTCTCCGGGCGGCCGACGGCGTCGATCACCACGTCCGCGCCGAACCCGCCGGTCAGCTCCTGGACCGCGGTGACCACGTCGGACTCCTTGGCGTTGACGACGTGCGTGGCGCCGAAACCCTTGGCCAGCTCCAGCTTGCGCGGGTCGGTGTCCACCGCGATCACGGTGTGCGCCCCGGCCAGCACGGCCCCGGCGATCGCGCCGTCGCCGACCCCGCCGCAGCCGATGACCGCGACCGAGTCACCGCGCCCGACCCCGCCGGTGTTGATCGCCGCGCCGATACCGGCCATCACACCGCAGCCGAGCAGGCCGACCGCGGCCGGGCGGGCCGAGGGGTCGACCTTCGTGCACTGGCCCGCGTGCACCAGCGTCTTGTCCGCGAACGCGCCGATGCCCAGCGCCGGGGACAGCGGGGTGCCGTCGGTCAGGGTCATGGGCTGGGCGGCGTTGAACGTGTTGAAGCAGTACCAGGGGCGGCCCCGGCGACAGGCGCGGCAGCTGCCGCAGACCGCGCGCCAGTTCAGCACGACGAAGTCGCCGGGCGCGACGTCGGTGACGCCCTCGCCGACCGCCTCCACCACACCCGCGGCCTCGTGGCCGAGCAGAAAGGGGAACTCGTCGTTGATGCCGCCCTCGCGGTAGTGCAGGTCGGTGTGGCACACGCCGCAGGTCTGGACCTTCACCACGGCCTCGCCGGGCCCGGGGTCGGGTACCACGATCGTCACCAGCTCGACCGGTGCCTGCTTGCTCCTGGCGATGACGCCGCGGACCTCCTGAGCCACGTTGCTCCTCCTCCGGTGCAGGTCTGGGGGGTGGTTCTGGTGTGCACGGTTGCAGACATGCGCATGATTCGCACGCCCCGGACGACAGCGTCAGCCGAGTGGATCAATCGCCTGACCGGTGGAAGGACACGCGTTGATGCAATCGATTTCGCCAAGTTTCTTTCTTATTTCGCGATTCGGTCAATAAGGTGTCCCGGGGGACAGCAGGCAGCAAGGGGTCAGATACGTGGCGACGATCAGTGATGTAGCCGCTCGGGCAGGGGTGTCCACCGCGACGGTCTCGCGGGCGCTCAACGGCAAGTCCACCGTGGACCCGGAGCTGGTCTCCCGGGTGCGGGCGGCGGCGAAGGAGTTGGGCTACCGGCCGAACGGTCTCGCCAGGAATCTGCGCCGTCAGGAAACCGCGGTGCTGGCGCTGATCATCTCGGACGTGGAGAACCCCTTCTTCACCGCGATCGCCCGGGGTGTGGAGGACACCGCGCAGGCGGGCGGCTACCAGGTCGTGCTGTGCAACTCCGACGAGAACGCGGACAAGGAGCGCCGCTACGTCGAGGTGGCGCTGAGCGAGCGCGCGGCCGGGGTGATCGTCTCACCGTCGGGCCTGCCGGGAGCGCTGGACCCGCTGTTCGACTCGGGCACGCCGGTGGTCGCGGTGGACCGGCGGGTACCGGACCGGGCCTGCGACATGGTCCTGGTGCACAGCCGCCTGGCCGCCCGCCAGGCCACCGAGCACCTGCTGGAGAACTACCGGCGAGTGGCGGTGCTCAGCGGCCCGGAGGGCGTGCCGACAGCCGACGACCGGGTGGCGGGCTACCGCGACGCCCTGGCCGGGGCCGGTCGGGGCGAGGGCCTGGTGCGGCGCGCGGAGTACCGGGCGGCGGGTGCGGAGGTGGCGGCCACGGAGCTGCTGTCCGGCCCGGACCGCCCGGACGCGCTGCTGGTCGGCAACAGCGCGATGGCCGTCGGTGTGCTGGGTGCGATGCGCGCGCTGGGCCTGCGCGCCGGGGCGGACGTCGGTCTGGTCTCCTTCGACGACGCGCCGTGGACAACGCTGGTGGACCCGCAGCTGAGCGTGGTGGCCCAGCCCGCGTACCAGATCGGCGTGCAGGCCACCCGCCTGCTGCTGGCGCGGTTGACCGAACCGGGGCGGCAGCCCAGCACGGTGACCCTGGACGCGCGGATCATCGTGCGGGGCAGCTCGCTCCGGTCCTGATCACCAGTTCGCCGGGCACCAGCTCCGGGACCGTTCGCCACGCGGGGTCGCCTCGACGCAGCCCCGGGTGAAGTCCGCGCGCACGGTCAGCAGACCGCCGCCGAACTCGCTCTCCTGCACCCGGGGATCGTCGTCGACCCACCGGAACCCGGTCATCGGCTCGGCCCCGGCCAGGCGGTGCAGCGGGGAGAAGAAGCGGTGCAGCTCGGCGATGCGCTCGCCGTCCTGCCGGAGCTGCTGGCGGTCCAGCACCAGGTTGGGCGGGCTGAGGTTGACCAGGGCGAGCAGGACGCGGTCGCGGGCCCGCTCCGGCACCTTGGACAGCGGGAGCTCCCAGCGGTCGGTGCTGACCAGGGCGTCGTGCAGGACGGTCTGGTACAGCGGTACGCGCACCGAGGGGTCGAACAGGAACCGGCCCAGGTCGGCCGGGAGCTGGACGGGCTTGAAGAAGAACCCGGGCCGCGCGGGCGGGTGGTAGCCGCCCCAGGTGCCGGGATCGCGTTCGGCCGCCCACAGTCCGTCGGTGACCGGGGTGGCCGAGCCGTGGTTGAACGCCAGCACGTCCGCGGCCCAGCCGTTCGCCGACTCCGAGCCGAGCACCAACCCACGGTCTGCCAGGTAACCCATGCGCCGCAACCGGTTCTGGCGGTCCTGCTCGGCGGTCATGGGGTGGCTCGGCGAGTGGTCGGTGAACAGCTCGCCCGCCGCGTCCACGTCCAGGAAGTAGCTGTCCGCGCCGTTGCGCGTCCACTCGTCCACGCGCTGGGCGTAGACCTCGCGGGACAGCGCGGCGGTGCTGAGGTAGCAGCCCCGGCCGCCGAAACCGGGCTGGACACTGCCGTCCGCACGGCGCACGCAGCCCTCCGGCCAGAGCGTGCCGGGCCACTTCGAGCCGGGGTTGTCGGCGGTCTCGGGGTCCTGGGCGTTGTCCCAGGAGTCGTACGGGCCCACCAGGTAGCCCGCGGCCTGTGCCGCGGCCACGGCCTCCTTCGACATCGGCGAGCCGTCCGCGTCGTAGCCCAGCCACAGCCGGTCCAGACCCAGCTCCCGGAGCCGTGCGACGGTCGCCGGGTCCCGGCCATCACCCCAGGTGTAGGCGTGCAGCGCGCCGAGCAGGCCCTCGGTCCTGGGGTAACGCGCGATCTTCTCGCGCAGCGTGGTGCGCTTGCCCAGCGCGGCACGGTAGTCCTTCGCGGCGGCGACCGGCGACCCGTCGGTGATGCCCAGGTCCACCGAGTACACCGGGGTGTCCTTGCCGAAGGTGTGCTCGGCGGTGGCGCGCAGCCGACCGTCCACAGCGGACACGGCGAGCGTGGTGCCGATGTCCTCGCGCACCAGGTAGCTCACCCCCCGGTGGCCGATTGTGTTGCCCCAGAAGGGCAGCGTCAGCCCGCCGACCACGTCGACCGTGCCGAGCCGGTCCGCCCACCAGGTGTCGGTGACCGGTACGGACAGGCCCTCGCCGCGCGGCAGCGCCAGCCGGGTGCTGCCCGGGTCGGCCCCGGAGACCGGCCAGCGCAGGCTACCGCGTCCACAGTGGACGCTGACGCGCAGCCTGCCGTCCACCGGACCGGCCGTGACGCGGCAGTCCCGGTCGGGGTACTCCCAGGACGCGCTGTCCCCGTGCCGGGTGAGCCCGGTCACCCGGCCGAGGTCCGGCACCCCGGCGGAGAGGACCACCGAGCTGGTCGTCTCCAAAGTGGACGGCCGCACCGCCACCAGCTCGCCGGACAGCCAGAACTCGACCCGGTCCGGCGGGTGCGGCACGGGCAGGTTGACCAGCAGGGCGGCGGCCACCCCCAGCAGAACGATCTTCATGTCGGCCACCGTGCCGGGTCCTGATGAGAGTCCGGTGAGAACGGTGTCGCTACCATCGGCGGCGTCATGCGGATTCTCGTGGTCGAGGACGACACCGCCGTGCGCACGGCGGTGGAGCTGGCGCTGGCCGGGGCCGGGCACGACGTGCGCGCGGTCGCCGACGGCGGCCTGGCGCTGGCCGAGATCGCGGACTGGCGCCCGGACCTGGTGGTGCTGGACCTGCTGATGCCCTTCACCGACGGCCTCACGGTCTGCCGCAGGCTGCGCTCGGCCGGTGACCCCACCCCGGTCCTGGTGCTCACCGCACGCGACTCGGTGGCCGACCGGATCGAGGGCCTGGACGCGGGCGCCGACGACTACCTGGTGAAACCGTTCGACCTGCACGAGCTGCTGGCCCGCGTGCGCGCGCTGCTGCGGCGCGCCTACCCGGCCGACCCGGCGGTGCTGCGGCACGGTGACCTGGTGGTCGACACCGGGGCGCACACGGTGCACCGGGGCGGTCGCGCCGTGCACCTGAGCCGCACCGAGTTCGCCCTGCTGGAGGTGCTCGCGCGGCACGCCGGGCAGGTGCTCACGCGGGAGGCCATCATCGAGCACGTGTGGGGGCCCGGACTGTCCACGTCGAACTCGCTCGCGGTGTACATCCGCTATCTCCGGCGCAAGCTCGAAGCCCCGGATGAGACACCGTTGGTGCACACCGTGCGCGGACTCGGTTATCGACTGGGTGACGCATGAGGCGCGGCACGCCGTTGCACGCCAGAATCGCTGTCACCGGCGCGGTGGCGGTCGCGCTGACGACCACGCTCATGGCCGTGGCCGCCTACCTGCTGGTCGCGCACGAGCTGCGCCGTAACACCGACCTCGGTCTCCAACGGGAGGTGACCAGACTGTCCCGTCTGTCCCCCACTGCCTGGATCCCCGCCGGACCCTGCGAGTACCTCACGGCGCCCGCCTGCGCGCAGAAGGTCAGCGCGGACGGGCACGTCACCGACGACGCCGGGCTGCCGGTCACCGACGAGACCCGCGCGGTGGCCGCCGGGCAGCGCAGGGCCTACTTCAGCCAGGCCACGGTCGCCGGGCACCCGGTGCGCATGCTCACCTCCCCACTGGCCGACGGCCTGGCGGTCCAGGTGGCGGTGCGCACGGCCCGCACCGAGGAGAGCCTGGACCGCGTCGGCCTGGCCCTGATCACCGCGGGCCTGCTGGGCGTGGCGGTCGCGGCGGCGGCCGGGTATTTCGTGGCGCGCACGGGAATGCGCCCAGTGCGCACGCTCACCGAGGCCGCGGAGGCGGTGGCGGCCAGCCGCGACCCGGGCCGCACCATCGAGGTGCGCGGCACCGACGAGCTGGCGCGCCTGTCCACCGGCTTCAACACGATGCTCGCCGAGCTGGACGAAGCCCTTGCCGCACAACGACAACTCGTCGCGGACGCCTCGCACGAGCTGCGCACGCCGTTGACCGGCCTGCGCACGAACCTGGACCTGCTGCGCACCCCGGGCCGGCTGACCCCGGCCCAGCGCGAGGCGGTCCTGGACACCCTGCACACCCAGGCAACCCAACTGACCACCCTGGTCACCGACCTGATCGACCTTGCCCGAGGGGAAGAACCCGTGGAGGAGACCGACGACCTGCGGCTGGACCTCCTGGTCGAACACTGCGCGGGCGAACTGGGCCGCCACTGGCCCTCGGTCGCCTTCCGCCTGGACCTGGACCCGGTGACGGTCAACGGCGAACCGGCCCGCCTGTCCCGCGCGGTGCGCAACCTGCTGGACAACGCGGCCAAGTTCAGCCCGCCGGGCGGCGTGGTCACGGTGACCACGCGGGGCCGCGAGCTGGCGGTGCGGGACACCGGGCCCGGGATCCCGGAGGAGGACCTGGAGCGGGTGTTCGAGCGGTTCTACCGGTCGCCGTCGGCGCGGTCGCTGCCCGGTTCCGGGCTCGGGCTGGCGATCGTCGGACAGGTGGCACGCGGGCACG
Proteins encoded in this region:
- a CDS encoding phosphotransferase family protein, with the translated sequence MSLDRLRQVSTAAGLRPAGQPRRVTSHSNDTWAFDDDRLGPVVLRVSWRGDVSRLGREVAVAREVPIRYPEVLAHGEVDGLAYSVTRYIRGQALSELEPGQLREAIRQLAQALRVLHSWRPSAELTSVLLARRADPDRITGLLGADLNPLPLPRVLELVEHAATLPHTDPGLLREAASALTELAPAGRPLDDPGQAILHGDLQLGNLLWDGELVVLDLEWARFGPPLLDLQRLCAQADADVLAGHDTHPAVLRWLAEDYPEAFQAAPGELRLYGLAYAVRDLLVNPPGPSNLRRLVDGTWPAPGALPPGLHDLPAPRGVVR
- a CDS encoding S8 family peptidase, with protein sequence MRHGNRVALTALGTLLTLAAAASPALAEPEGLVLGAANPVPGSYVVTLKDGASSTGLAARYGGSVTTRYEASLNGFAATMTERQARRLAADPRVSTVEQDGYASLAGEQLNPEWGLDRTDQRDLPLDKKYSYGNEGEGVTAYVLDTGVRFSHQEFGGRAKSGYDFIDNDADASDCQGHGTHVAGTVGGTKYGIAKKVNLVAVRVLNCQGSGQWSQIIAGIDWVAKNAKKPAVANMSLGGTGSNQSLENAVRNAIRSGVTFALAAGNSGQDACGFTPARVSEAITVGATQNNDARAVWRGESVSSNWGRCLDIWAPGTNTVSASHTSNTGTATMSGTSMATPHVAGVAALYLSKNPGAGNQQVRDALVNNATPNKLTGIKTGSPNTLLYSGFIG
- a CDS encoding ricin-type beta-trefoil lectin domain protein, translating into MTTTRRAGTIGRVAAVSVLAAVSMAGGALGAQAEPTAAAAKVCVTQPGEVGHSILNFPCDGGAAQKWTIAPANPEGSAVRLRSGAVEDGCLGAPIAIQGVGLRSVPCGPDRTLFTLPQGTGAAKQIGLKDTNLCVASRNAGIAQVILKPCSAEDASQKWDVPAGAGAVSQG
- a CDS encoding MBL fold metallo-hydrolase; this translates as MSVRIDHGVTSGTFSLDGQTFDVDNNVWVLGDDAECVVLDAPHDVEAILKLVGGRRVAAVLATHAHDDHIRYAPELAEATGAPVLLHPDDLPVWRLTHPDRDPDGELRDGQVIEVAGTALHVLHTPGHAPGACCFHVPDLSVVFTGDTLFQGGPGATGRSFSSFDVIIGSIRDRLLSLPLDTTVHTGHGASTTIRAEAPNLQEWITRGH
- a CDS encoding S-(hydroxymethyl)mycothiol dehydrogenase, with product MAQEVRGVIARSKQAPVELVTIVVPDPGPGEAVVKVQTCGVCHTDLHYREGGINDEFPFLLGHEAAGVVEAVGEGVTDVAPGDFVVLNWRAVCGSCRACRRGRPWYCFNTFNAAQPMTLTDGTPLSPALGIGAFADKTLVHAGQCTKVDPSARPAAVGLLGCGVMAGIGAAINTGGVGRGDSVAVIGCGGVGDGAIAGAVLAGAHTVIAVDTDPRKLELAKGFGATHVVNAKESDVVTAVQELTGGFGADVVIDAVGRPETWKQAFYARDLAGTVVLVGVPTPDMTLDMPLIDLFSRGGALKSSWYGDCLPSRDFPMLVDLYQQGRLDLDAFITEEIPLDGVEAAFEKMHSGGVLRSVVVL
- a CDS encoding LacI family DNA-binding transcriptional regulator yields the protein MATISDVAARAGVSTATVSRALNGKSTVDPELVSRVRAAAKELGYRPNGLARNLRRQETAVLALIISDVENPFFTAIARGVEDTAQAGGYQVVLCNSDENADKERRYVEVALSERAAGVIVSPSGLPGALDPLFDSGTPVVAVDRRVPDRACDMVLVHSRLAARQATEHLLENYRRVAVLSGPEGVPTADDRVAGYRDALAGAGRGEGLVRRAEYRAAGAEVAATELLSGPDRPDALLVGNSAMAVGVLGAMRALGLRAGADVGLVSFDDAPWTTLVDPQLSVVAQPAYQIGVQATRLLLARLTEPGRQPSTVTLDARIIVRGSSLRS
- a CDS encoding glycoside hydrolase, with product MKIVLLGVAAALLVNLPVPHPPDRVEFWLSGELVAVRPSTLETTSSVVLSAGVPDLGRVTGLTRHGDSASWEYPDRDCRVTAGPVDGRLRVSVHCGRGSLRWPVSGADPGSTRLALPRGEGLSVPVTDTWWADRLGTVDVVGGLTLPFWGNTIGHRGVSYLVREDIGTTLAVSAVDGRLRATAEHTFGKDTPVYSVDLGITDGSPVAAAKDYRAALGKRTTLREKIARYPRTEGLLGALHAYTWGDGRDPATVARLRELGLDRLWLGYDADGSPMSKEAVAAAQAAGYLVGPYDSWDNAQDPETADNPGSKWPGTLWPEGCVRRADGSVQPGFGGRGCYLSTAALSREVYAQRVDEWTRNGADSYFLDVDAAGELFTDHSPSHPMTAEQDRQNRLRRMGYLADRGLVLGSESANGWAADVLAFNHGSATPVTDGLWAAERDPGTWGGYHPPARPGFFFKPVQLPADLGRFLFDPSVRVPLYQTVLHDALVSTDRWELPLSKVPERARDRVLLALVNLSPPNLVLDRQQLRQDGERIAELHRFFSPLHRLAGAEPMTGFRWVDDDPRVQESEFGGGLLTVRADFTRGCVEATPRGERSRSWCPANW
- a CDS encoding response regulator transcription factor, whose amino-acid sequence is MRILVVEDDTAVRTAVELALAGAGHDVRAVADGGLALAEIADWRPDLVVLDLLMPFTDGLTVCRRLRSAGDPTPVLVLTARDSVADRIEGLDAGADDYLVKPFDLHELLARVRALLRRAYPADPAVLRHGDLVVDTGAHTVHRGGRAVHLSRTEFALLEVLARHAGQVLTREAIIEHVWGPGLSTSNSLAVYIRYLRRKLEAPDETPLVHTVRGLGYRLGDA
- a CDS encoding HAMP domain-containing sensor histidine kinase, translating into MRRGTPLHARIAVTGAVAVALTTTLMAVAAYLLVAHELRRNTDLGLQREVTRLSRLSPTAWIPAGPCEYLTAPACAQKVSADGHVTDDAGLPVTDETRAVAAGQRRAYFSQATVAGHPVRMLTSPLADGLAVQVAVRTARTEESLDRVGLALITAGLLGVAVAAAAGYFVARTGMRPVRTLTEAAEAVAASRDPGRTIEVRGTDELARLSTGFNTMLAELDEALAAQRQLVADASHELRTPLTGLRTNLDLLRTPGRLTPAQREAVLDTLHTQATQLTTLVTDLIDLARGEEPVEETDDLRLDLLVEHCAGELGRHWPSVAFRLDLDPVTVNGEPARLSRAVRNLLDNAAKFSPPGGVVTVTTRGRELAVRDTGPGIPEEDLERVFERFYRSPSARSLPGSGLGLAIVGQVARGHGAEVRAERPSGGGTVVRLRFP